In one Novosphingobium humi genomic region, the following are encoded:
- a CDS encoding LysR family transcriptional regulator, producing the protein MNNPGTPTFDQLRIFLTIVDTGSFAAAARKLNRAVSVISYGIANLEAQLGLTLFDREGTRKPTLTVAGRALLSEARGVAQGIDALRAKVKGLLDGLEAEVDLAVDVMLPTHRLGRILRAFRAQFPTVQLRLHVEALGAITAMVLDGKAVIGLSGPLFAGVEGLESVNAGSVLMVPVAAPDHPLAQMDPIPSGAGRDHIQLVLTDRSRFTEGQDFSVMSPRTWRLADLGAKHALLREGIGWGNMPLPMIEDDLTTGTLARLFMPDHPGGTYRFAGIWRRDTPPGPAAAWLIEQFVNTAENGAEDLPDI; encoded by the coding sequence AGTTGCGCATTTTCCTGACCATCGTCGACACCGGCAGCTTTGCCGCCGCCGCGCGCAAGCTCAACCGCGCGGTCTCGGTCATATCCTATGGCATCGCCAATCTGGAGGCCCAGCTCGGCCTGACCCTGTTCGACCGCGAGGGCACGCGCAAACCCACGCTGACCGTGGCGGGCCGCGCGCTGCTCTCCGAGGCGCGCGGGGTGGCGCAGGGGATCGATGCCCTGCGTGCCAAGGTCAAAGGGCTGCTCGACGGGCTGGAGGCCGAGGTCGATCTGGCGGTGGACGTGATGCTGCCCACGCATCGGCTGGGGCGCATCCTGCGGGCCTTTCGCGCGCAATTTCCCACTGTGCAATTGCGCCTGCATGTCGAGGCGCTGGGCGCGATCACGGCCATGGTGCTGGACGGCAAGGCGGTGATCGGCCTGTCCGGCCCGCTGTTTGCCGGGGTCGAGGGGCTGGAAAGCGTCAATGCCGGATCGGTGCTGATGGTGCCGGTGGCCGCGCCCGACCATCCGCTGGCCCAGATGGACCCGATTCCCTCCGGCGCAGGGCGCGATCATATCCAGCTCGTGCTGACCGACCGTTCGCGCTTTACCGAGGGGCAGGATTTCTCGGTGATGTCCCCGCGCACATGGCGTCTGGCCGACCTCGGCGCCAAACATGCGCTGCTGCGCGAAGGGATCGGGTGGGGCAACATGCCCCTGCCGATGATCGAGGATGATCTGACCACCGGCACGCTGGCCCGGCTGTTCATGCCCGACCATCCGGGCGGCACCTATCGCTTTGCCGGGATCTGGCGACGCGACACGCCCCCCGGCCCGGCGGCGGCATGGCTGATCGAACAATTTGTAAACACGGCCGAAAACGGAGCCGAAGATTTGCCCGATATCTGA
- a CDS encoding helix-turn-helix domain-containing protein: MTPTLARTPPLAEIARIPELIEGAQRFLDEDVHMARHYLERISALFAPAPSGPIYLAERPAPPPAPVKGGLAAWQMQKVLAYVESHLDKTLSTEELAGVTRLSTGHFCRAFKASMGETPHGFIMRQRIRRAQILMVQSRETLSQIAIACGLTDQAHLTRLFRRTTGTTPMQWRRHWQGEI, from the coding sequence ATGACCCCGACATTGGCCCGAACACCGCCCCTTGCCGAAATCGCCCGCATTCCCGAACTGATCGAGGGGGCGCAGCGGTTTCTGGACGAAGACGTGCATATGGCCCGCCATTATCTGGAGCGGATTTCGGCGCTTTTCGCGCCTGCCCCTTCCGGCCCGATCTATCTGGCCGAAAGGCCCGCCCCGCCCCCGGCCCCGGTCAAGGGCGGGCTGGCCGCATGGCAGATGCAAAAGGTGCTGGCCTATGTCGAAAGCCATCTGGACAAGACGCTTTCGACCGAGGAGCTGGCCGGGGTGACACGGCTGTCCACCGGCCATTTCTGCCGCGCCTTCAAGGCCAGCATGGGCGAAACGCCCCATGGTTTCATCATGCGCCAGCGCATCCGCCGCGCCCAGATCCTGATGGTGCAGAGCCGCGAGACGCTCTCGCAGATCGCGATTGCCTGCGGCCTGACCGATCAGGCCCATCTGACCCGCCTGTTTCGCCGCACCACCGGCACCACGCCGATGCAATGGCGCCGCCATTGGCAGGGCGAGATCTGA
- a CDS encoding M17 family peptidase N-terminal domain-containing protein, which translates to MPPIPPRPLGQYRHVRFVAAQIAIEAPVDLLIVGMQEKDGGRSGAEQVDLALHGTLGRLRAGGIFTGMAGEELTLWAPPAPIGARSLMLIGLGAGLAGDPLRIGRLTCQAMRSAHCTHARKVACLLGWNGLDMPEEGIEEIAAAMMRGALLALDGLDTPPRPVEWIFDIRNGQAQRTAAALENALATWHSVE; encoded by the coding sequence ATGCCCCCGATACCACCGCGTCCGCTGGGCCAATACCGGCATGTGCGCTTTGTCGCGGCCCAGATCGCCATTGAAGCTCCGGTAGATCTGCTGATCGTGGGGATGCAGGAAAAGGACGGCGGGCGCAGCGGGGCCGAGCAGGTGGACCTCGCGCTGCATGGCACGCTGGGCCGGTTGCGGGCGGGCGGGATCTTTACCGGCATGGCGGGCGAGGAACTGACGCTCTGGGCGCCGCCCGCGCCGATCGGGGCGCGCTCGCTGATGCTGATCGGGCTGGGCGCGGGTCTGGCGGGCGATCCCTTGCGGATCGGGCGGCTGACCTGCCAGGCGATGCGCAGCGCGCATTGCACCCACGCGCGCAAGGTGGCCTGTCTGCTGGGCTGGAACGGACTGGATATGCCCGAGGAAGGGATCGAGGAGATTGCCGCCGCGATGATGCGGGGGGCGCTTTTGGCGCTGGACGGGCTGGACACCCCGCCGCGCCCCGTCGAATGGATTTTCGACATTCGCAACGGTCAGGCCCAGCGCACCGCCGCCGCGCTGGAAAATGCCTTGGCAACATGGCATTCGGTGGAATGA